Proteins encoded by one window of Chondromyces crocatus:
- a CDS encoding TOMM precursor leader peptide-binding protein has protein sequence MLKTPRLKPHLNVEVLPPDKVFLLAESGYQLLSAQSCAAVVRCIDGVRTSDEIVEAVAKDVTMAQAYYILALLEKKKYIEEATDALSPSAAAFWTAMDVDSVVAAEALSTKSVSVHSFGDVPVSGLLRTMASIGIRVTDEEHAALRVALVDDYLQEGLEAVNEKALGEGKPWMIAKANGAYSWLGPVFTPGRTGCWRCLSQRLRANRDVDTFLQDVLESRKPFVVRPALPTVVEAALNMIATEVAKWIVLGGNETLDGKMVSFNTAKLDTQVHTLVKRPQCPACGDPRVQARVSGPIEIQSRKKVHVVDGGFRNTTPDETVRRLEHHVSPITGVVNKLVRITDDADRLQHVYVSGANIAVRTHTYDILRSNLRSRTAGKGLSDAQAKASAIGEAIERYSGTFRGDEAKVTASFRALEGRGINPNACMMFSEAQYRQRQSWIDRNNPFMRVPLPFDEDAVIDWAPVYSLTHEQTRYLPMEYCYYSVPIRPEHHFALPDSNGCAAGNSREEAMLQGFLELIERDAVCFWWYNRLRRPALDLDSFDDPYMRELTAFHRAANRDLWVLDMTADLGVPVFVAITRRNDKPMEDIVFAPACHLDPLIAAQRALTEMTQIVSAVLDVTEGGVYTFDDPTSVNWWKTATLANQPHFVPSDSLPRTRRSDFEVRRSDDIAEDLRFCQSLVEKQGMEVLVLDQSRPDIEMSVMKMIVPGLRHFWARFGPGRLYDVPVRMGWLDRPLAESELNPIPVFI, from the coding sequence ATGCTCAAGACACCGAGACTCAAGCCGCACCTCAACGTCGAAGTCCTCCCTCCCGACAAGGTCTTCTTATTGGCGGAGTCGGGCTACCAGCTCCTGAGCGCACAGTCGTGTGCTGCGGTGGTCCGATGCATCGACGGTGTGCGCACCTCGGACGAGATCGTCGAGGCCGTGGCGAAGGACGTCACGATGGCGCAGGCCTATTACATCCTCGCGCTGCTGGAGAAGAAGAAGTACATCGAGGAGGCGACGGACGCGCTCTCGCCGAGCGCCGCGGCCTTCTGGACCGCGATGGACGTGGACAGCGTGGTGGCCGCGGAGGCCCTTTCGACGAAGTCCGTGTCGGTCCACTCCTTCGGCGACGTGCCCGTCTCCGGCCTCCTGCGCACGATGGCGTCGATCGGGATCCGGGTCACCGACGAGGAGCACGCGGCGCTGCGTGTCGCACTCGTGGACGACTACCTCCAGGAAGGGCTGGAGGCGGTGAACGAGAAGGCGCTCGGGGAAGGGAAGCCCTGGATGATCGCCAAGGCGAACGGCGCTTACTCGTGGCTCGGGCCCGTCTTCACGCCCGGTCGTACGGGGTGCTGGAGGTGCTTGAGTCAGCGCCTGCGCGCGAACCGTGACGTCGACACGTTCCTCCAGGACGTGCTGGAGAGTCGCAAGCCGTTCGTGGTGCGGCCCGCGTTGCCGACGGTCGTCGAGGCCGCGCTGAACATGATCGCCACCGAGGTGGCGAAGTGGATCGTGCTCGGTGGCAACGAGACCCTCGATGGCAAGATGGTCTCCTTCAACACGGCGAAGCTGGACACGCAGGTCCACACGCTGGTGAAGCGACCTCAGTGTCCCGCGTGCGGCGATCCTCGGGTGCAGGCCCGGGTGTCGGGGCCGATCGAGATCCAGAGCCGGAAGAAGGTCCACGTCGTCGACGGGGGCTTCCGGAACACGACGCCCGACGAGACGGTGCGCCGGCTGGAGCACCACGTCAGTCCGATCACGGGCGTGGTGAACAAGCTCGTGCGCATCACCGACGACGCGGATCGGCTCCAGCACGTCTACGTGTCCGGCGCCAACATCGCCGTACGAACGCACACGTACGACATCCTGCGGTCGAACCTGCGGAGCCGGACGGCGGGCAAGGGGCTGAGCGATGCGCAGGCGAAGGCGAGCGCCATCGGGGAGGCCATCGAGCGCTACTCGGGGACGTTCCGGGGCGACGAGGCGAAGGTGACCGCGAGCTTCCGTGCGCTGGAGGGGCGCGGGATCAACCCGAACGCCTGCATGATGTTCAGCGAGGCGCAGTACCGCCAGCGTCAGTCGTGGATCGATCGGAACAACCCCTTCATGCGGGTGCCGTTGCCCTTCGACGAGGACGCGGTGATCGACTGGGCGCCGGTCTACTCGCTCACCCACGAGCAGACCCGGTACTTGCCGATGGAGTATTGCTACTACTCCGTCCCGATCCGGCCCGAGCACCACTTCGCGCTGCCGGACTCGAACGGGTGCGCTGCTGGAAACAGCCGAGAAGAGGCGATGCTCCAGGGGTTCCTCGAACTCATCGAGCGCGATGCCGTCTGCTTCTGGTGGTACAACCGCCTGCGGCGCCCGGCGCTGGATCTCGACAGCTTCGACGATCCGTACATGCGCGAGCTCACCGCGTTCCACCGCGCCGCGAACCGGGATCTGTGGGTGCTCGACATGACGGCGGATCTCGGGGTCCCGGTGTTCGTCGCCATCACCCGGCGGAACGACAAGCCGATGGAGGACATCGTCTTCGCGCCCGCCTGCCACCTGGATCCGCTCATCGCGGCCCAGCGTGCGCTGACGGAGATGACCCAGATCGTCTCGGCGGTCCTCGATGTGACCGAGGGCGGGGTGTACACGTTCGACGACCCGACGTCGGTGAACTGGTGGAAGACGGCGACGCTCGCCAACCAGCCCCACTTCGTGCCGAGCGACTCCTTGCCAAGGACGCGGCGGTCGGACTTCGAGGTCCGGCGCTCGGACGACATCGCCGAGGATCTCCGGTTCTGTCAGTCGCTCGTGGAGAAGCAGGGGATGGAGGTGCTCGTCCTCGATCAGTCGCGTCCCGACATCGAGATGTCGGTGATGAAGATGATCGTCCCCGGGCTCCGTCACTTCTGGGCGCGCTTCGGGCCAGGCCGGCTCTACGACGTGCCGGTGCGGATGGGCTGGCTGGACAGGCCTCTGGCCGAGTCGGAGCTGAACCCGATCCCGGTCTTCATCTGA